In Serratia liquefaciens ATCC 27592, the genomic stretch GAAAAAATTACTATGATTATCAAACCTAAAATTCGTGGTTTTATCTGCACTACCGCTCACCCGGCAGGTTGTGAAGCCAATGTCCGTGAGCAAATCGCCTACGTTAAATCACGTGGCGAACTGAAAAACGGGCCGAAAAAAGTGCTGGTGATCGGTGCTTCCACCGGTTACGGCCTGGCGTCACGTATCAATGCCGCCTTCGGCAGCGGTGCGGCCACTATCGGCGTATTTTTTGAAAAGCCGGGCAGCGAAGGCAAAACCGGTTCTGCCGGTTGGTATAACTCTGCCGGTTTTGACAAGGCAGCTAAAGAAGAAGGCCTGTACGCGAAAAGCGTTAACGGCGATGCGTTCTCCAACGAATGCCGCCAAACGGTCATTGACCTGATCAAACAGGATCTGGGCCAGATCGACATGGTGGTTTACTCACTGGCTTCGCCGGTGCGTAAAATGCCGGAAACCGGTGAAGTGGTGCGCTCTGCGCTGAAACCTATCGGCGAACCGTACAAATCCGTGGCGCTCGACACCAATAAAGACGTGCTGGTTGAAGCCGTGGTTGAACCGGCCAACGAGCAGGAAATTGCCGATACCGTCAAAGTGATGGGCGGCCAGGACTGGCAGCTGTGGATGGATGCACTGGAAGAAGCCGGCGTGCTGGCGGACAACGTGCAGGCAGTCGCTTACTCCTACATCGGTACCGATCTGACCTGGCCAATCTACTGGCACGGTACGCTGGGCAAAGCCAAAGAAGACCTGGATCGTGCGGCGCAGGCCATCGATCAGAAACTGAAGGCCAAAGGCGGCGCGGCTTACGTTGCCGTACTGAAGTCGGTAGTGACTCAGGCTTCCTCCGC encodes the following:
- the fabV gene encoding enoyl-ACP reductase FabV is translated as MIIKPKIRGFICTTAHPAGCEANVREQIAYVKSRGELKNGPKKVLVIGASTGYGLASRINAAFGSGAATIGVFFEKPGSEGKTGSAGWYNSAGFDKAAKEEGLYAKSVNGDAFSNECRQTVIDLIKQDLGQIDMVVYSLASPVRKMPETGEVVRSALKPIGEPYKSVALDTNKDVLVEAVVEPANEQEIADTVKVMGGQDWQLWMDALEEAGVLADNVQAVAYSYIGTDLTWPIYWHGTLGKAKEDLDRAAQAIDQKLKAKGGAAYVAVLKSVVTQASSAIPVMPLYISIVFKIMKAQGIHEGCIEQIQRLFATKLYSGTAPDTDEKHRLRLDDWELRDDVQNTCREIWAQIDDSNINELTDYLGYKAEFLRLFGFGLQGVDYEADLSGEVKFDVIELV